A single Longimicrobiaceae bacterium DNA region contains:
- a CDS encoding lysozyme inhibitor LprI family protein, which yields MARPARASAQEFRENVTHPCQDYWMRTRDEILECLRRDYADADAELNHVYRQKMASLGPPQREVLKARQVDWLRRYDAVLTSYYSRPWANHSIVKVLPSQIRAVRDRTAYLRAVKLPG from the coding sequence GTGGCACGTCCGGCGCGGGCGAGCGCGCAGGAGTTCCGCGAGAACGTGACGCACCCGTGCCAGGACTACTGGATGCGGACGCGCGACGAGATCCTGGAGTGCCTGCGCCGCGACTACGCCGATGCCGACGCGGAGCTGAACCACGTGTACCGGCAGAAGATGGCGTCGCTCGGCCCGCCGCAGCGCGAGGTGCTGAAGGCGCGCCAGGTAGATTGGCTGCGGCGCTACGACGCGGTGCTCACGTCGTACTACTCGCGGCCGTGGGCCAACCACTCCATCGTGAAGGTGCTGCCGTCGCAGATCCGCGCCGTCCGCGACCGCACGGCGTACCTGCGCGCGGTGAAGCTGCCCGGCTGA
- a CDS encoding protein kinase, protein MGFEGLLGGHTLAGRYRIGEVIGRGGFAAVYEAVDERLGRTVAVKVITLAASGDEADELRKRFDREARASASLHHPNVVAIYDFGTDPTLGLDFLVMERLRGEDLRARLRRPEPIPLADALRILRDAADGVDAGHRTGLVHRDLKPGNIFLAETNRPGGFRVCVVDFGIARIAEGDETTRITHHGIPLSPAYASPEQLRGEQDLTPASDVFSLGVIGYELLARGRPFPGDRLHPAEGTPPRPVPLRERNPAVPPAVADAIHRAMADDVAERFADAGAFAAALSASERRAGSTSPPARAEVAAPVIAAAGAASAAQPSRSSSVDEMRPVPMREPAGVRVAASASPVAGLRSGGGSRTMIGITVAAVVVLLLAWLGMRSFGRGSSGSPAATMAAKDGTGDSGRTDSTASASAQAGTPARTAAGEASPGVSPGVAPEVAAPITSPDAPVVTSSASPAGIPASSGGAVSPSAGTAGAGAAAGGSAGVPATAGASAPVAPGGRTATADAGAAARLAREGGALFERGDLAGAAARFRQAVATAPANAGYRNDLAWTLFQTGDVEGAARELDEVIRLDPRRAIAYANLGEVRRARGDVAGAIAAYQRFLQLNSDPRREEIARAKLRGLQGGR, encoded by the coding sequence ATGGGCTTCGAAGGGCTGCTGGGCGGGCACACGCTGGCGGGGCGTTACCGGATCGGGGAGGTGATCGGGCGCGGCGGGTTCGCGGCCGTCTACGAGGCGGTGGACGAGCGGCTGGGCCGGACCGTAGCGGTCAAGGTCATCACGCTCGCCGCCAGCGGCGACGAGGCGGACGAGCTGCGCAAGCGCTTCGACCGCGAGGCTCGGGCCAGCGCCAGCCTGCACCATCCCAACGTGGTCGCCATCTACGACTTCGGCACCGATCCCACGCTGGGGCTGGACTTCCTGGTTATGGAGCGCCTGCGCGGCGAAGACCTTCGCGCCCGCCTGCGCCGGCCGGAGCCCATCCCCCTGGCGGACGCGCTGCGCATCCTGCGCGACGCGGCGGACGGGGTGGACGCGGGGCACCGCACCGGGCTGGTGCACCGCGACCTGAAGCCGGGCAACATCTTCCTGGCCGAGACCAACCGGCCCGGTGGTTTCCGCGTCTGTGTGGTGGACTTCGGCATCGCGCGCATCGCCGAGGGCGACGAGACCACGCGCATCACGCACCACGGCATACCGCTGTCGCCGGCGTACGCGTCGCCGGAGCAGCTTCGGGGCGAGCAGGACCTGACGCCCGCGTCGGACGTGTTCAGCCTGGGCGTGATCGGCTACGAGCTGCTGGCGCGCGGCCGCCCGTTCCCCGGCGACCGCCTTCACCCGGCCGAAGGCACGCCTCCGCGTCCGGTGCCCCTTCGTGAGCGCAACCCCGCCGTCCCGCCCGCCGTCGCGGACGCCATCCACCGCGCCATGGCCGACGACGTCGCCGAGCGCTTCGCCGACGCGGGCGCCTTCGCCGCGGCGCTCTCCGCGAGCGAGCGGCGCGCGGGATCGACGTCGCCACCGGCTCGGGCTGAGGTCGCGGCTCCCGTGATCGCCGCAGCCGGTGCCGCATCTGCCGCGCAGCCGTCGAGGTCGTCTTCGGTCGATGAGATGCGGCCCGTTCCCATGCGCGAACCGGCCGGGGTGCGCGTCGCCGCGTCCGCATCTCCGGTCGCAGGGCTCCGTTCGGGCGGGGGGAGCCGGACGATGATCGGCATCACCGTCGCGGCCGTGGTCGTGCTGCTGCTCGCCTGGCTGGGGATGCGCAGCTTCGGGCGCGGATCGAGCGGATCGCCCGCCGCGACGATGGCGGCGAAGGACGGGACGGGCGATTCGGGGCGGACGGACTCTACCGCATCCGCCTCGGCCCAGGCGGGGACGCCGGCGCGCACGGCCGCCGGGGAGGCATCGCCCGGCGTATCACCCGGCGTCGCGCCCGAAGTGGCGGCGCCGATCACCTCGCCGGACGCACCCGTGGTCACATCGTCGGCATCTCCCGCTGGGATACCGGCCTCCAGCGGAGGAGCGGTATCTCCATCTGCGGGGACGGCGGGAGCGGGCGCGGCGGCAGGTGGATCGGCAGGAGTTCCGGCGACGGCAGGTGCATCCGCCCCCGTGGCGCCTGGCGGACGGACGGCTACGGCGGATGCGGGCGCGGCGGCGAGGCTGGCGCGGGAGGGCGGCGCCCTGTTCGAGCGGGGGGACCTGGCGGGCGCGGCGGCGCGGTTCCGGCAGGCCGTGGCGACGGCTCCGGCGAACGCGGGCTATCGCAACGACCTGGCGTGGACGCTCTTCCAGACGGGCGACGTGGAGGGCGCCGCACGCGAGCTGGACGAGGTGATCCGGCTGGACCCGCGGCGCGCCATCGCCTACGCGAACCTGGGCGAGGTGCGGCGTGCGCGCGGCGACGTGGCGGGCGCGATCGCGGCGTATCAGCGCTTCCTCCAGCTCAACAGCGACCCGCGCCGCGAGGAGATCGCCCGCGCCAAGCTGCGCGGGCTGCAAGGCGGACGGTAG